The following are encoded together in the Geobacter sulfurreducens PCA genome:
- a CDS encoding 3-oxoacyl-ACP synthase, whose product MEQDCESIACGKGSKTRAQKSGTGGRIAVTGFGLVTPMGVTSWRSVSAVIRNRSHFAWHETVLVADAPDGTALRGATISRVSGEGVRFGLTGSERSLALLAPALREATSGLSPSPGDAVPAWIINGIPSEEVGAIPCPADILPLLSPMEHLPVGREAGSGRCLFLDRVAEAAKALREGRCPRALVAAVDSLCFLPVLEELLAAGRLLSGPNPEGIIPGEAAGAILLEREESARKRGAPIYAFVSSRGHGIDPAPRTGGRPSQGRGLTEAFFQAFDGLPTTGGEMGLVVADLNGERQRALGWAVTEERVFGPSHRERQLWLPAFSVGECGAALGVVQTVVAVAALAKDLANGEQVALCSSDDGGETRVLCLDQGDFADRHALNRWRRERQAKTNERVT is encoded by the coding sequence ATGGAACAGGATTGCGAATCGATTGCTTGCGGAAAAGGCTCCAAAACCAGGGCCCAAAAATCCGGAACCGGCGGGCGGATCGCCGTGACCGGTTTCGGCCTCGTGACCCCCATGGGAGTTACGTCCTGGCGCTCCGTGTCAGCCGTGATCCGCAACCGCAGCCACTTCGCCTGGCACGAAACGGTTCTGGTGGCCGACGCCCCCGACGGCACCGCCCTGCGTGGTGCGACGATCAGCCGGGTTTCGGGGGAAGGCGTGCGGTTCGGCCTGACCGGGAGCGAGCGAAGTCTGGCGCTCTTGGCACCGGCGCTCCGGGAGGCCACCAGCGGCCTTTCACCCTCCCCTGGCGACGCGGTGCCGGCATGGATCATCAATGGGATCCCTTCGGAAGAAGTCGGGGCAATTCCCTGTCCGGCGGACATTCTTCCCCTCCTCTCTCCGATGGAGCATCTACCGGTTGGCCGGGAGGCAGGCTCCGGACGCTGCCTCTTTCTTGACCGGGTAGCCGAGGCGGCGAAGGCCCTCAGAGAGGGGAGATGTCCGCGGGCGCTCGTCGCCGCCGTCGACTCCCTCTGCTTCCTGCCGGTGCTCGAAGAACTCCTGGCGGCCGGCAGACTTCTGAGCGGGCCGAACCCCGAGGGGATCATCCCCGGAGAGGCGGCCGGAGCCATCCTCCTGGAGCGGGAAGAGTCGGCACGGAAGCGGGGCGCCCCCATCTACGCGTTCGTCTCATCACGGGGCCACGGCATTGATCCCGCTCCCCGCACCGGAGGCCGCCCTTCGCAGGGGAGGGGGCTCACCGAAGCGTTTTTTCAGGCCTTCGATGGACTTCCCACCACCGGTGGAGAGATGGGGCTGGTCGTCGCCGACCTGAACGGCGAACGGCAGCGTGCGCTGGGATGGGCCGTGACCGAAGAACGGGTTTTCGGCCCCTCACACCGGGAGCGGCAACTGTGGCTCCCCGCCTTCTCCGTCGGGGAATGCGGCGCGGCCCTCGGCGTGGTGCAGACCGTCGTCGCCGTCGCAGCTCTTGCCAAGGACCTCGCCAACGGGGAGCAGGTCGCCCTCTGTTCCTCCGATGACGGAGGAGAGACACGGGTACTCTGTCTCGATCAGGGGGACTTCGCCGATCGCCATGCCCTTAACCGGTGGCGGCGGGAGCGGCAGGCGAAAACGAACGAAAGAGTAACCTGA
- the tssA gene encoding type VI secretion system protein TssA, whose amino-acid sequence MPSVDPCWRWSAFGKHPAAADYFRLGEDSPFVEGLAAWVENGYRHLISRHEATMPFCSWRFWARGFGRDSLVLGVVRLSSDSLGRSYPLLIMGSGPLEGWEEQWDLLPFACEPSWCQIEYLATHSFDGLKHVGEELRRVRPPGSDWDELAERRRGLNRLGSPLDPYASFLDIPSLERLVAEHSGREEFSVRLDRGPVHDKITLVSLWHLLTKRTVKGVPHTLFMGGNLEHSFLASFRRALAPGDFLHLWSAPEAGGWHDSIGTGHALDIASIGKEPVCPERPAGEDIRYDPLFDALQAEVDKLTSPAVAGAVDWERVVHMAADILATRSKDLLVASYLAVGLVQTRGGDGLALGLTVWRDLLERFWCTLYPTRTRGRQRSVEWWLDRTVIALHHQGNWSLPPEQHGIVLETLGAIDRFLGERLEDAPSLTKLRQLLADMAPEGGEETAPEAVVATPAQAEAPATGLFAPPRQTAAPAVEPPCQAIATGSSLQMLEEALRQVGEAAGALIQQDPAAPVSYRLSRLAAWGKVTELPPSINGRTRIPPPERQVLTLLQELASHGDGEALLKAAEARLPQFIFWLDLSRLTAKALCRLGDRFAAAREAVCAETAAFVGRLPALPDLTFADGTPFAAPETRQWLTGLAQRGASVADCPAVGHNDGRAAAIAREVEEAQALIRDGKLLEAVERFQKQLGNGASRKERLHWRLALAQLLVNTNRAKLALPHLEQVVADIEAFGLEEYDPALALRGLKLAWAGFDSQIEPRFKEKAADALHRIARLDPVEMVRLTKG is encoded by the coding sequence ATGCCCTCCGTTGATCCGTGCTGGCGCTGGTCTGCCTTCGGCAAACATCCTGCCGCAGCTGACTATTTTCGGCTCGGTGAGGATTCTCCCTTTGTCGAAGGATTGGCCGCATGGGTGGAGAACGGGTACCGGCATCTCATCAGTCGGCACGAAGCGACAATGCCGTTCTGCTCCTGGCGCTTCTGGGCCCGCGGGTTCGGCCGGGATTCCCTTGTCCTTGGAGTGGTCCGGCTCTCCAGCGACAGCCTCGGCCGCTCCTATCCGCTGCTCATCATGGGAAGCGGCCCCCTTGAGGGATGGGAAGAGCAGTGGGACCTGCTCCCTTTTGCTTGTGAACCGTCATGGTGCCAGATCGAGTACTTGGCGACGCATTCCTTTGATGGTCTGAAGCACGTGGGTGAAGAACTCCGAAGGGTTCGCCCCCCCGGGTCGGACTGGGACGAGCTGGCGGAACGGCGCCGCGGCCTGAACCGGCTCGGTTCCCCCCTTGATCCCTATGCATCCTTCCTGGACATCCCCAGTCTCGAACGACTGGTCGCCGAACATTCCGGCCGGGAAGAGTTTTCCGTCAGACTCGACCGGGGGCCGGTGCATGACAAAATCACCCTGGTAAGCCTTTGGCACCTCCTGACCAAGAGGACCGTCAAAGGAGTCCCCCACACCCTTTTCATGGGCGGCAACCTGGAACACTCCTTTCTCGCCTCCTTCCGGCGGGCCCTGGCCCCGGGGGATTTTCTCCACCTCTGGTCCGCGCCGGAGGCAGGAGGATGGCACGACAGCATCGGAACGGGGCACGCCTTGGACATTGCATCTATCGGAAAAGAACCGGTGTGCCCCGAACGGCCGGCCGGCGAGGATATTCGCTACGATCCCCTCTTCGACGCGCTCCAGGCGGAGGTTGACAAGCTCACCTCCCCCGCCGTGGCCGGTGCCGTCGACTGGGAACGGGTGGTACATATGGCAGCCGACATCCTCGCCACCCGGTCCAAAGACCTCCTTGTGGCGAGCTACCTGGCAGTGGGACTCGTCCAGACCCGCGGGGGTGACGGCCTCGCTCTGGGGCTCACTGTCTGGCGCGATCTCCTGGAACGGTTCTGGTGCACCCTCTACCCCACCCGCACACGGGGGCGCCAACGATCGGTGGAGTGGTGGCTGGATCGGACCGTGATCGCCCTGCATCATCAGGGAAACTGGTCCCTTCCCCCTGAGCAACACGGCATTGTGCTGGAAACCCTTGGCGCCATAGACCGCTTTCTGGGAGAGCGCCTGGAGGATGCCCCCTCCCTTACGAAACTGAGGCAACTACTGGCGGACATGGCGCCGGAAGGCGGAGAAGAAACGGCCCCCGAAGCCGTGGTTGCTACGCCGGCTCAAGCCGAGGCTCCCGCCACTGGCCTATTCGCTCCGCCCCGTCAAACCGCCGCCCCCGCCGTGGAGCCCCCCTGTCAGGCGATTGCCACTGGCTCCTCCCTTCAGATGCTGGAGGAAGCGCTTCGCCAGGTGGGGGAGGCGGCCGGCGCCCTCATCCAGCAGGATCCCGCGGCCCCCGTATCCTATCGGCTCTCCCGCCTTGCCGCCTGGGGGAAGGTAACCGAGCTCCCGCCGTCGATAAACGGACGTACCCGAATCCCTCCTCCCGAGCGGCAGGTGCTGACCCTTCTCCAGGAACTGGCCAGCCACGGAGACGGCGAGGCGCTCCTGAAGGCGGCTGAGGCGCGGCTTCCCCAGTTCATCTTCTGGCTCGATCTGAGCCGGCTCACCGCCAAGGCTCTCTGCCGCCTCGGCGACCGCTTTGCCGCCGCCCGCGAAGCGGTCTGCGCGGAGACGGCCGCCTTTGTGGGTCGGCTTCCGGCCCTTCCTGACCTGACCTTTGCCGACGGCACTCCCTTTGCCGCCCCGGAAACCCGCCAGTGGCTCACGGGGCTCGCACAGCGCGGGGCATCCGTTGCAGACTGCCCTGCGGTGGGTCATAACGACGGCCGCGCCGCGGCCATTGCCCGGGAGGTGGAAGAGGCCCAGGCTCTCATTCGGGACGGCAAACTCCTGGAGGCGGTGGAGCGGTTCCAGAAACAACTCGGCAACGGCGCCTCCCGCAAGGAGAGGCTCCACTGGCGTCTCGCCCTGGCCCAACTCCTTGTGAACACCAATCGGGCCAAGCTGGCGCTCCCCCATCTAGAGCAGGTCGTGGCGGACATCGAGGCCTTCGGCCTCGAAGAGTACGACCCGGCCCTGGCCCTGCGGGGGCTGAAGCTCGCCTGGGCCGGCTTCGATTCCCAGATCGAGCCCCGCTTCAAGGAAAAGGCCGCCGATGCCCTCCACCGGATCGCCCGCCTCGATCCGGTGGAGATGGTGCGACTGACGAAGGGGTAG
- the tssB gene encoding type VI secretion system contractile sheath small subunit, translating to MSNEASVAPKERVNIVYRPADGEGREEVELPLKILVLGDFTGQPDERPVEKRDPVPVDKENFSEVMKAQRIMLNIAVSNRLYDAPDEELPVKLKMESLRDFGPEAIVEQVPEMKRLLELREALRALKAPLSNIPDFRRKIQELVTDDAARAKLLAEIGIEG from the coding sequence ATGTCGAATGAAGCATCCGTAGCACCGAAGGAACGGGTGAACATCGTCTACCGTCCCGCCGATGGCGAAGGGCGCGAGGAAGTGGAGCTTCCCCTTAAAATCCTGGTGTTAGGGGACTTTACCGGGCAACCGGACGAGCGGCCCGTGGAGAAGCGGGACCCGGTGCCAGTGGACAAAGAAAACTTCAGCGAGGTCATGAAGGCCCAGAGAATCATGCTGAACATCGCCGTCTCCAACCGGCTTTACGATGCACCCGACGAGGAGCTGCCGGTGAAGCTGAAAATGGAATCCCTGAGAGATTTCGGCCCGGAGGCCATTGTGGAGCAGGTCCCGGAGATGAAACGCCTGTTGGAGTTGCGCGAGGCACTGCGGGCGCTGAAGGCTCCCCTCTCCAACATTCCGGACTTCCGGAGAAAAATTCAGGAACTGGTCACTGACGATGCCGCCCGCGCCAAGCTGCTGGCTGAAATAGGGATCGAAGGGTAA
- a CDS encoding DUF4150 domain-containing protein has translation MGATLVVNGQTVVHKESGGVVTTTDVCKTPVGNTVVPIPYTNVARSVDVANGSSTVAVDGHPVMLKDSVFSRSSGDEPGSLGGVASGVTGGKAKFVNFSNNVFFEGRPVCRRLDPMVSNLSGTGNTPPAPLMQENIAVAADDHQGHRIPFTFSFRHPDLKSGRVEFPSFTARHAMEGTTDPGDDPDGYCDDVHLAGAPGTHDLRFADFERERKKLPREETTT, from the coding sequence ATGGGAGCAACGCTTGTCGTCAACGGCCAGACCGTCGTCCACAAGGAAAGCGGCGGCGTAGTCACCACCACCGACGTCTGCAAGACGCCGGTGGGAAACACCGTGGTGCCGATTCCCTACACCAACGTCGCCCGGTCGGTCGATGTGGCAAACGGCAGCAGTACCGTGGCCGTGGACGGCCACCCGGTCATGCTGAAGGATTCGGTCTTCAGCCGCAGCAGCGGAGATGAGCCGGGCTCCCTCGGCGGCGTCGCCTCCGGGGTCACCGGCGGCAAGGCGAAGTTCGTCAACTTCTCGAACAACGTCTTCTTCGAAGGACGCCCGGTCTGCCGCCGTCTCGACCCCATGGTCAGCAACCTCTCCGGCACGGGGAACACCCCGCCGGCGCCTCTGATGCAGGAGAATATAGCCGTGGCGGCCGACGATCACCAGGGGCACCGGATACCGTTCACCTTCTCCTTCAGGCATCCGGACTTGAAAAGCGGCAGGGTCGAATTCCCCTCATTCACCGCCCGGCACGCCATGGAGGGAACGACCGATCCGGGGGATGACCCCGACGGCTACTGCGACGACGTCCACCTCGCCGGCGCGCCGGGGACCCACGACCTGAGGTTCGCCGACTTCGAGCGCGAACGGAAGAAACTCCCCCGCGAGGAGACCACCACATGA
- a CDS encoding T6SS immunity protein Tli4 family protein has protein sequence MTISATLRRALLFLLITPIVTLLACTSSEGTQKKSTQPSTDKGVPRMTTYPIGRFAIDVPAEMKLVHQWQRLRYAEIEEFAWSGSVPRERARDEAWKKRLTEIGKLTPPKGKERVIIETREFPGVGAWARGILFYGNRMSPKDGNWLILMDVGQTAAWLELKGLVQYEQDMLHDLTEIAKSYQARRFGDLKLPPGNWFYTERGAINLPYLEQETAAARFEGHPLGLEIDIETTETHKVEEAGLIKKTMAAMATGFATGLDIDKIRSRKKTVAGLDGEEEVLKMNDGNKTVLNFAWEYRGRKDSGEYPEIRITMDSADGKLEQKLQVWDAILNSLKPMYGTGR, from the coding sequence ATGACCATATCCGCCACCCTGCGCAGGGCGCTCCTCTTCCTGCTCATCACGCCGATCGTCACCCTGCTTGCCTGCACGAGCAGCGAAGGGACGCAGAAAAAAAGCACGCAACCCTCGACTGACAAAGGAGTACCACGGATGACCACCTACCCCATCGGAAGATTCGCCATCGATGTGCCGGCGGAGATGAAGCTGGTTCACCAGTGGCAGAGGCTCCGCTACGCGGAGATCGAGGAGTTTGCCTGGTCCGGCAGCGTTCCCCGCGAACGGGCCCGTGACGAGGCATGGAAGAAGCGCCTGACAGAGATCGGCAAACTCACTCCACCCAAAGGAAAGGAGCGGGTGATCATCGAGACTCGCGAGTTTCCCGGTGTTGGGGCGTGGGCGCGGGGAATCCTCTTCTACGGCAACAGAATGAGTCCAAAGGACGGGAATTGGCTGATTCTTATGGATGTGGGTCAAACTGCTGCATGGCTGGAATTAAAGGGGCTCGTTCAATACGAGCAGGATATGCTTCACGATCTGACCGAGATTGCGAAATCTTATCAAGCTCGTCGCTTCGGCGATCTCAAACTCCCCCCTGGCAACTGGTTCTATACCGAACGTGGTGCCATCAATCTCCCCTACCTGGAGCAGGAAACGGCCGCCGCCCGGTTCGAGGGGCACCCGCTGGGGTTGGAGATCGACATCGAGACAACGGAGACGCACAAGGTAGAAGAAGCCGGTCTCATCAAAAAGACCATGGCCGCCATGGCGACAGGATTCGCCACCGGTTTGGATATCGACAAAATCCGCTCCAGGAAAAAGACTGTTGCCGGCCTCGACGGAGAAGAAGAAGTTCTCAAAATGAACGATGGCAACAAAACCGTCTTGAACTTCGCATGGGAATACCGGGGAAGAAAGGATTCCGGAGAGTATCCGGAGATACGCATTACCATGGACAGCGCTGATGGCAAACTGGAGCAAAAGCTCCAGGTCTGGGACGCCATCCTTAACTCGCTGAAACCGATGTACGGAACCGGCAGATAA
- a CDS encoding esterase/lipase family protein, producing MSISSEINQIDIKWWELFDTIRGLRTEVQNRIVIEREVIPIIFVPGIMGSRLKFAKGKKQGTRAWDPDSSGFMFLNYGRFDVSAKKKKALLVGPEFDPDYLEVDTNNPKLDKSFLRRYPRADKRGWGGVMWGSYGPILRALHDHQWEEPVGHCFEFPVHAFGYNWTASNMEAGRKLKEYIGATIDHYAKGLRDEAGRPLERLCTRVILVTHSMGGLVARSACVLHGAAEKVLGVVHGVQPATGSPAAYWRMKAGFERPAGGPRKSIWDWFLNPVKMFERRAMGYASAWILGTDGEEVTALLGNMPGGLQLLPNKDYRDNSGSRQWLAYPGADGRTLSLPRSDPYEDIYRVRDNVPWRMVNPDWLDPGNPTGSSKSYRSKTSWDHYEEYLLEAEEFHDNLGSRVHDDTVQFYSTTLDSPDRIVYTREPHVHSTPHQFRNKGAFRAYVDSNDEIRETFAGATAVVALEPFSGTGDGTVPDSSGKALKVPTARIGRDSPADFFSIDHQGIYGTDTAKKIVFTTVWNLAIKRIEEQVGGPAGD from the coding sequence GTGAGTATTTCCTCGGAAATCAACCAGATCGACATCAAGTGGTGGGAGCTGTTCGACACCATACGGGGTCTCAGGACCGAGGTGCAGAACCGGATCGTCATCGAGCGGGAGGTGATCCCGATCATCTTCGTCCCCGGCATCATGGGAAGCCGACTGAAGTTCGCCAAGGGGAAGAAGCAAGGGACGAGAGCATGGGACCCCGACTCTTCTGGCTTCATGTTTTTGAATTACGGCAGATTCGACGTTTCCGCAAAGAAAAAGAAGGCCCTCCTCGTCGGCCCGGAGTTCGATCCCGACTACCTGGAGGTCGACACCAACAACCCGAAGCTCGACAAAAGTTTCCTGCGACGCTACCCGAGAGCCGACAAACGGGGTTGGGGCGGGGTCATGTGGGGGAGTTACGGACCGATCCTGCGGGCACTTCACGATCACCAATGGGAGGAACCGGTGGGACACTGTTTCGAGTTCCCGGTCCACGCCTTCGGCTACAACTGGACCGCCTCCAACATGGAGGCCGGCAGGAAGCTGAAGGAGTATATCGGTGCCACCATCGACCACTATGCCAAAGGATTGAGGGACGAAGCGGGGCGCCCCCTGGAACGCCTCTGCACTCGGGTTATCCTCGTGACCCACTCCATGGGAGGGCTCGTGGCCCGGTCCGCCTGCGTGCTCCACGGTGCCGCAGAAAAAGTGCTCGGGGTCGTCCACGGCGTGCAGCCGGCCACCGGCTCACCCGCCGCCTACTGGCGGATGAAAGCCGGGTTCGAACGCCCTGCCGGCGGACCCCGCAAGAGCATCTGGGATTGGTTTCTCAATCCCGTGAAGATGTTCGAGCGGCGGGCCATGGGGTATGCCTCGGCCTGGATCCTCGGTACCGACGGTGAGGAGGTGACGGCGCTCTTGGGGAACATGCCGGGGGGGCTGCAACTGCTGCCGAATAAGGATTACCGGGACAATAGCGGCAGCCGGCAGTGGCTCGCCTACCCAGGGGCCGACGGCCGTACCCTGAGCCTTCCCCGGAGCGACCCCTACGAGGATATCTACCGCGTCCGAGACAACGTACCCTGGCGGATGGTGAACCCGGACTGGCTCGATCCAGGGAATCCAACTGGCAGCTCCAAGAGCTATCGGAGCAAAACATCATGGGATCATTATGAGGAATATCTCCTTGAGGCCGAAGAATTCCACGACAACCTCGGCTCCCGGGTCCACGACGACACGGTCCAGTTCTACTCCACCACCCTCGACTCACCGGACCGGATCGTTTACACCCGCGAACCCCACGTGCATTCTACGCCCCACCAGTTCAGGAATAAGGGGGCATTCCGGGCCTATGTGGACAGTAACGACGAAATACGGGAAACCTTCGCAGGAGCAACGGCGGTGGTCGCCCTGGAACCCTTCTCCGGCACCGGCGACGGCACCGTCCCCGATTCGTCGGGCAAGGCCCTGAAGGTTCCCACGGCACGGATCGGTCGGGATTCGCCCGCCGATTTCTTTTCCATCGACCATCAGGGAATCTATGGGACGGATACAGCGAAGAAAATTGTCTTCACCACCGTCTGGAACCTGGCGATCAAGCGGATCGAGGAACAGGTGGGGGGGCCGGCCGGTGATTGA